The genomic window accctaaacatccaaagtagaagttttcctccaacaccaaattgttctatattgtccacatattgttcagtaaaaagttacaccattttgagcgtccggtttgggcggtaaattagtagtttttcgtcaatatttctaaaagtatgctttaacgtaaacaatgttctatacaaaaatgttctacataaaatttaaaacaaaaaaggtcgtgtacataattgttacaaaatcaacagttccagagttacggagggtgaaacgtggaggttttcgatactctttatattttttgggcaatttcctactgattttctttaacaggattgcgTTTTATAAATcagatttgctatttcagtggccgatggtatgttagtgataagcccttgcagaaacgtcaacctcaccaccctaaatcatcatcaattgcccaaaaaatataaaaagtatcgaaaatctccactttcaccctccgtaactctggaaccgttgattttctaacaattatgtataggaccttttttgttttaaattttatgtagaacatttttgtatgttGTATACAAAAATTAAGTAAGCGTAATtctttacgctaaagtatagttttagaaatattgacaaaaaacgtaaaaaaactactaatttaccgacttctcccccatctcccccccccaaaccggacgctcaaaatggtgtaaaaccatatagaacaattcggtgtaggaggaaaacttttattttggatgtctgggttaggcctttttttggaccaattatactatactacctccgtaactttgaaaccattcattttagaaggattatgcataggacattttttatttcaaatttaatgtagaacatttttgtatagaaggttgtttgtGCTAAATcgaatagttttagaaatatttacgaaaaacctaaaaaactacgaatttaccgatttctccccctctcccccccaaacccgaagctcaaaatggtgtgactttttcctgaacattatgtggaccatatagaacaatttggtgttgaaggataactttcactttggatgtctgggttatgccatcttttggatcaattctatcatactaatggctttctaggcgttttatgtaccgaacactgcactgaactatcacttcactgatcgtAGGTACTTCTAGGTCACAATAAATGCCtttgtttgacacgaaccatGGGGCGTCTGTTATAGAGCGTAACACTTTAGATTGAaatctttccattatggatatgttggattttgctgctataccccatagctggattCCATAGGCCCAGACCGGTTTGAGTATtgtataccaacagtttgttaCGTACAGGCAACTTCGATGTTCTGCCCAGTATCCAATAATGCTTACGAAATTTTAAGTTTAACTGTTGGCGCTTTTTCCATATATGGGTTCGCCATGTCAAAGCTTTGTCCAGGtgcattccaaggtatttaatgctttcggcttgtggaattgctttgctatttatttctatattagtCGATATTTTGCGACATTTTGTAAATGtgatatgttgtgattttgattcatTGATCTTTATGAGCCATTTCTTTGTCCACTTTTCAATGTCCCTAATATGCCTTTGAAGAGATTCGGTAGCTGTTGCGGGATTTTCATCTGTGACTAACATAGCTTTGTCATCTGCAAATGTTGTAAATGTTACATTTTTATTTGTTGGTATGTCGTGTGTAAATATCAAATATAATATAGTACCCAGAACACTACCTTGAGGGACTCCAGatcgtatagggtagatttttGATGTATCTGCTTCATGCTTGACACGGTAGTATCTTTCTTCTAAATATGTTTTCAGTATAGTAAACATTGACTCAGGaacgttcatttttattttgatgagcagcccttcatgccagactttattAAAAGCCTGACTGACGTCTAGAAAAAGTGCAGAAGagtatttttttcttcaaaagttttatttactatatcaacgactctatgaacttgttctattgttgAATTCTTCTCTCTGAAACCAAACTGGTGATCCGGAAAAAGACTATTATCAGTTATTATTTTCATAAGTCTTGTCGCTAATAGCTCCTCAAATAGTCTAGTACCGGTAAGAGACTAATAGGACGATAGGAGGTATGTTCGTGGGGTGGTTTACCAGGTTTATGGATCATTAGTATATCAGCAATTTTCCATTGCGTTGGTACAATTTTGAGTCTTAATGCTGAGTTAAAAAGTTGTGTTATCATCATACCTACACCTTTATATAGTAACTCTTTTAAGATAGTTCCTGTTATAAGGTCGTAGCCTGGAGcctttttggtttttaatctatattgaatagtattttttaCCTCTCTTTTTGTTACTGGTTTAATTTGCTCACTTGGCTGTTTGATTGTTGCTAGACTTTCATAGATAGCTTCATCTTCTCCAGCACTGACAGAGGGTAGAGTAGAAGCACTGGAAAATCTTCTTCAAGATATTTTCCAAATGCCTCTGCTTTTTCTTGATCTGTTCTCGACCATGAGCCATCTGGATTTCTTAATGCTGGTATGTGTTTACtgggttgttttaatttcctaGTGGCCTTCCAAAGTGAATAATCGATATCTGCTGTTGGTGTTaaattttgaagataattttggtaGGAGTTTTTGTGCGGTAGTATTGTATTTTTCAGCTTTTTTGCGGCTCTATTGTAGTTTATTTTGTCATGATGCTGCTTTGTGTTTTGCCATATCTTTATTAGTCTCCTCTTCCCTTTAATTTGGTTTCATATATTAATAAGATTGTTTCTTTTATTCTGTGTATCTTTACATTCTGGAGTGGCATTCCAGGCagcttcttggagaagtgtagtaAATTCGTATACTGCCAATTTAAGTTCATCTTTTGTTTTTAGAGaaatattaaggtttattttttgatatatttcttcCCTGAACTGATTCCAATCGGTTTTATGATTGTGCAGTTTTGCTGGACGTTCCTTCTCAACAAATCTTGAATTTAGCGTCGCTATGACGGGGGTATGGTCTGAAGCAATTTCATAATTCGGTACAATATTTAAATAGCCTTTTTCAAAACCTTTACTTACAAAGAAGTCAAGACGGTCCGGAAGTTTACTAGGGTCAGTGGGCCAGTAAGTAGGTGTGTAACTAGATAAGTGTTTGAGATGTAGTTCCTACCTCTACCTGGTGGAGAAAGTCGAGAGCCCCAACTCACATGTTTTGCATTATAGTCAGCACCGGCAATAAATCTAGTACCTAGTGAATTAAAATAATTAGTAAATGATTCTTTATTCGGTGGACAGTTTGGTGGAAGATATGCTGCAGATATTGCTACTTGTCCAAGCCAATATTCTATGATAATACTTGCTGCCTGCAGGTGTGGCTCTCTTATGTTACCAAGGTGATAGTGTTAAATCCCTTTTCGAATAATAACGGCTGCACCTGCTCTAGCATGCCTTTCAGCATCAGGGGGTGTGGTGCATTATAAATTATATATCCATAAAATTTAAGGTTGTGGTTGCTTGTTAAATGTGTCTCTGATATTAGCATTACGTCAATATTGTTTTCTAGCAgacaaatttaaataaattattaattcgTAATAGTTCTAACTAGTACTAACTAGTTCTAGTACTAACTTCGTAAAAGTTCTGTTTCAACCACCATGGCGTATTGAAAAGTGTGCCTCTTGAATGAACAGTTATTACATTTAGGGGAGTGCaaatagattttcacttcggaaaaattcaaacaagatagaactttttataatttcattaagaaatgtttaataaacaacatatcaaaaagttctactcgagaaatGGGTGCctcatttttattaaacaaatgaactacgaaattagatgttttttaaataactccgaaaacttaaattttagaaaaaaactgacttgaccattgaaaaattcagaaaattttacaaaaacaaccttatataaagaattttctaaaattaatctgtatcttttataattttttatttataacgctaaagtcacccttctcaccaACATTgacgcactgtaaactaacgtacggcgaagtgcacgattgagttattttaatgtaattctttaactaattaatcaaataaaattttagaaattgaacgtgaaagaagaataattaagctattttatggttataatagaaagaaataaaatgtatgggcataagtacggtgtgggcggaaaatgagccttacataaattttgtttaaaaatgatttaaaaatgtgtaactaatataatttttcttataaaactctcaattttgcacaacttacctttaaaGCATCTTAGTaaatgatattatattcaaaaaaaatctcaaaaatttaattcaaatgatatgacgtctcaaatattgtaatttttgaaatcttcgtagttttatagcattaccaccaatttaagacggtattactcaagtttgaacagatgtTACaattttataagtgcttttttaaagcttaagatgtattctttaaaatgcactgaattattttactttagaagtGAAATAAgttatttctttttaagaaaattaagaaagataacaaaaatgtaatacaaaaccgaaaattaccagctaaaaaaatttttatacaaagtgatcacaacttttttctgtaaaacttataTCGTaggtatataatctaagatgcaatcatcaaatatcaaatttaattaatgttatacgaggtaagGTAAGTGTACCAATAATGGGCACCTTAAGCAAACAAACTTGTTTTTCTCGCCTCTAGGTAATATTGAGGTCTcgattgttttatttatttattatattatgtttacTTTAAAGTATTATGTGACTATGGTGGTAAAATATTGTCCgatatattttagaaaaaaaagtaTATATGGTGCCCTCATTGCCCCAGTAATGGGCACACAATTTTTCACACCACCCTATGTTGGGCACCCCTATATTGGGCACctataaaatgtaatttaaggtggaaatgattttatattttatcaatacCAAGGAAAATAAAGTATTAAAACACAAATATGAATAACCTAATAATCGAACAatgatttatttttaacttcTTCGTAAGTATTTAAGTAATTACATACTTAATATtgttaaataacaataaaaacaatacataataaaaacaaaacttattttaaggtatttaagtattttgttatttttccaatacacttatttttttcttaaaactatAAATTAAATGACTATCTTTATGAATAATAGCAGGAGCAGAGATTACTCTAATAATTTGATTAATATTAATCGAGGAAATGTCTTTGTCCACAAccttaaaaagtttttttgtttcGTCCACAGACCTTAAGCCTTGGACAACAAACTCTCCTGGTTCAGGCCCTTTTTGTTGTACTATGCATAAGTACTGGTATACAGTTGTTCCCCTCTTACCCATTAAAAACTGGCCAATTATAAAGTCTCCTTCCTTAATTGTACTCTGGCTGACTAATTCAGTATTTTCGTCCTCACTACTTTCTGAATCAAAAGAAGACATCCCCGACTCTTCATAAATGATTGATTCAGAAGAAGAACTAGATGGAGATGAATGTACTACAACCTTTTGTTTTAATTTGCGCTTTTCTTCTGCTTCTTTCTTTTTGGTTTCACGTATTAATTTTCTTCTTTGCTTCTCGTCCTCTAACCTTTTTTTAGCTTCATCCTTTTTTGCAAAATAGGCAAGCATTTGAGGAGAAGTAACTACCGGTGGCAGCTTTTCTTTTTTTGctcgttttttttttatcttctgaAGTCTCACCAGGCCAAAACAGAGTTCTTTTAAATGGAGAAGGTACCATTGGGTCTACTTTGGATCCAGATGAATGACCAATAGGTGGAGGAGTTGACGGAGTCATACCAGCATCAATCAAAGCATCTGGTGCATAATCTGGTGCTGTAGAAGGGCCCGCTAACTGATCATCTTGAGTTGGGGAAACACTAAGACCCCTTAGTTCCTCCTGCTGTTCTGGATTTTGAACCATCATACATTCTCTAGATTTCTGAATGTTAGATTGTTTTTCATTAAGCTACAAGTGGTATAAAGAAAAATCCCTTATATCACCTCGCCAGTCTcctacatttttttcaaattcttgcATTTTAGCTAGTCCTATTTTTTTCTCAAGTGTTTTAAGGAAAGTATCATGAGGGACACCAACAGACTGCAACTGTTGAAATGGATGCTGGGCCTTATGTTTTGACACTTCTGGTATTTTAACTACCGTTAGATCCCAAGGTACTAAACCGCATGCCTTAAAACCATTTTGAATGATTGTGGGTGCAAGTTTTTGtaatatgttatttaaaataaTCGGAAAATTATGCTTTTCTACTTGCCGACCTTCATTTGCCATGCGCCAATCAGCAACTTCCTGTCTCCAAAAGTCTCCAACTTAATTGAATGGAAAACAGCAACGTCCATAGGTTGTAGTACATGGGTCGCATTTGGTAAAAGTGATATAAGTTCAATTTCGTTGGCTGCACAAAAGGTAGCCAATGGCATCGAGATGTGGGACTTGTGACCATCCATAAAAAGTAAAACGGGCCGTGCGATGTTGTTATTTGTCAGCCaaggataaaaaaaatttactatgTATTCATAGAATGTCTCATGGGTCATCCATCCATTTTCTGACCTACCAATGGGCCATTCGGGGGGCATGGCTGAAACGATTAATTGCGGTAATCTTACATACCTATACACAATCATCGGTGGAGCAAGTTCTCCAGCTGCGTTGGCTGTAAGGAGCACagttaaatttaatttttcatcgCCACCGGATGCCGTGTATACAGATTTAGAGCCCTTTGCGGCCAGAACCTTTCCAGGCTTCGGATTGAGATAAAATGCAGTTTCGTCACAATTGAAAACTCTTTTTGGATCTTCCAATGCTTCTCTCAAATTATTGTCACTTACATATTGTTGAACCTCCTGAAACCATTTTTCTATTTCTGCCTGAGTTGCTGCTCGTCTCTGAACTGTTAAGTTTTGACTGGTACGAGTGGAAACGTCAGGGTGGCGCTTCATAAACCCTTCATACCACTTCCTTCCAGGGTCACTGCTTCCATCTCCAAAAGTGATATTTAATTCTTTTGCAGTTTTAGCAACGCTAAACATAAATGTGTCTTTTGTCACTGGGAAACCTTTGTTAGCCATCTCCTTGATCCAGCGAACAAAAACTAGCTCCTGATCGAGAGAAAAAACAGTGGGGGGACCCATGCGTGTTGCCACAAAAACATCTGTCCTTAACCTCCGTTGAAGTGTGGGACGTGATATATTATGTTTCTTGGCCGTTGATTTTATCGAATTTCCTTCCCTTACTTCTTGTATGGCTAATTTGATTACATCTTCAGAGTACTTCTTGTACGACATAGTGATCCTGAAACAAAATAAGACAAGTTGCAAGACAAATAAAAATATGATTTGGAGTTCCTATGATGAGCACTGGCAATGTCCCTATATTGGGCATGGGTGCCCATTATTGGAACCAGTTTTTATGTGATACTGACGACCGTATCTATGTATTTTATATCCAGTGGACTTTTACATACAAGCACAATCCCACCTTATACCACATTTCTCAAGTTGGGCACACTGCCCATTATTGGTACATTGATAAAATTTGTGTTCCTAATTTGGGCACCCATGTTCAAAACCAATAAGAtaatgttttttatattcttggagacgtgtttaataattttatacaTTAAGTATACAAACAAAGCCAATACCGCAATGCAAAACTAAATAAAGTTTGATGAAAAATAagtattaaaaaaacttacctCTTAGTAAATCGAATAATTTGAGGTTATTTTGGCGCGTAAATTCACAACCGCTTACAACAAACCACACACGGCAAAATTCACAGTCAAACTGAGGGCGGTATTTAGATGAATGGCAAGCCAAGATTCAAGGTTACTTCCCGCACTACTTTTTTTTGTGACTAAAAGCACAGTAACGTTATTTTATCAATATATTCACGGGGTGCCCATTATAGGTGCAGTGCCCAAATTAGGTACACTTAccttatgtcaaaaaatatgaatttcacttaagagtaaagtaccttcacatttcacaatatcgaaaattgttattaagaaaagttgtttggaattaaaaaatttgtttttatgtttaattacatccttctatataaaatattgtgaataataaaggcacttaactcttaagaaaaattcatattttttacatacctcgtataaaattaaaaaagtttgatatttgatgattgtatcttagattttagaccagggataacgttttatgaagaataacttttttcgtaaaagtaataataaaatagttatcataattgtaataaaatgatgatgatgatgagtatccgtaacttgagaaaaaattgaatttgttttcgattagaatgatgtaattgtatttttagacatagtttctaatttcaaacaccttttcataatagcattttttgatattctggaatataaaggtactttaatctttaacgaaattcatatttttgacataactcgtataaaattgataaaatttgatatccgatgggtgagttttagatttttgactatccagagcattttattaagaataactttttttcgtaaaattgataataaaaaagttttccatgtggttcctagctatgcagacacactgtataagagcttctgtataagaattatCAAATTGCAATGCcgtattcggattcagcataatcaaaaacaaaaaagaaacatatttgatcaaagtaaaataatgaatttatcgatatttttaaaactatttatacaaaataattgttattgtttcaacaattaataaacaattagtggccaaatctgcgagtagaactttttactttaacaagtatataaactaacaaaaaaaagaaaatataagcttgtttgatttttccgaaacaatgcatgttttcgttctaattgcactcccctaattgaCAATATTGAAGAATTTATCACATTTACCAAGTTTAGTGGTGATTATTGATTATACATTGTATGTAATATCCGATAATTATGTATAGTCTCCGTAACATATATAATGTGTAATTATATTCCCTCCATTTTACGTCGCGTTGTTTCAGATATTAAAAGTAATGTAGGACATATTATACTGAAAATGTACTAGTTTCTAATAAGCAAACATGAAACACATCAAACTTACACTACCATGTCAGATATATTTATTAGGAATTCTGTCATCGGCTTATCTAAGATATTCAGAACTTCGAACTCACGGTTTTCTCTTCCGCATCGATTGGTACGTCACATTGTAATTTCGATTCTAAAGTGTCAACGGTATAGTAAAGACAATGTACGATGGCTGGTTTAGTAGTAAGCGATGATGTGTGTGCTCAAACAGTTGttacttaaaaatttaatttcaccTCACTTgaaaactttttttcttctttctcataatccttagtgtcGTTCAAGGAGTCGGATTATTATTCCAgttttcagaactaacaacagcTTAGAtaaatacattaagaacaataagacccaaaagaaaaagcaattacagagtggtCTATACAAACTGACATGTGGTAACTGTCCAAAAGCTTATATCGGTCAGattggcagaacctttgacaaacgcatagcagaacacaaaagggtttTCAACAAGAGAAAAACAAATCCTATATTCTACGGACGCATTTCCTacatcataatcattctttcaatgaacagtttaaaattcttcatattcaaaataaaggccttaagatTCCTTTATTATAATCTATGGAAACTAATACTGgtgactggtgatatccctgaagattggttaaagtacgaattcataaccctaccaaaaaaacgtcagaaaaactgtagcgattatagaatgataagccttatgagccacactttgaaaatctttctacgtatcatacatagtagaatcagagataaatgtgatgAATACCAGGATGAAACaaaatttggcttcagaaatggactgtgAACCCGGGACGCACCCTTTGCAcgaaatgtattattgcagaagtACCAAGATCAAAGTAAATACGTCTTtcctgtatttattgactatgagaaggcctttgatcgagtacaacatcaaaaattaattaaaatattaaaggataaaggagttgatagccaagatgtacgaatcatagaaaaatataggggcgtcaaacagcgacagcttgcataaatggaaagtcaacagaaatatgcaaaatacaaagaggtgccAGACAGGGCTGtattgtatactgtccccactgttattaaatttatattcagatagtatatttaaagaagcgctgcataatttggaatggggtgtgaaagttaatggaattctgataaatacaatgagatatgcagacgatacagttattttaagtgatgatatgaatggattacaacaccttttaaatgccattgccacagtgggaagagagtttggcctaaacataaactgttcaaaaacaaaatacatggcatttagccgtttggcccatcaagattcacggttatatgttgatggtcatataattcaaagagtacccagttttaaatatcttggttgccatattactgaacaactagatccagataaagagataaaatgtagaatcgagatagccatGAATCGAGATAGCCATGataaaatgaggtcattcttctgtaatgataacttgcaacttcaacttcgaaagcgcatgattaaatgttacatctagtaagtcctcttgtatggtgtcaaagcatggacattaaaaatatccaccattaatcgtttggaggcctttgaaatgtggctgcacagacgtacactgaaaataccatggacggctatgctgacaaatatGACaatccttaagagagcaaatgctgcccgcgagctgcttgataacatcaaataaagaaacatgacctattttgggcacgtaGTAAgaggagaccggtataatattcttcaacttattatgatgggtaaaatcgaaagacgcagaggaattggtagaaggcaggcctcttggttgaagaatatccgggagtggacaggaataaagaaagcagaacaactatttacaatagctcgagacagagacagtttcgtcatgttaatcgccaacttcaaggggacttgatagggcacgttaataAGAAGAAGGaaactaataaattaaaaaatacagatataattctgaatgactaaCTTGAGACAAGCAGCTACCCACTCCTCATCCTATTATAAGTTTTCATgtcaaaaatgttttattgttagataacaTGCATTTCCATCAAGTAATAAtcaaatccatcaattatttaaccTTCTTGAAATGGACTTACATGTACAACCGATTCATCATTCATATGCATATTCTTTTTTATTCTGAATTAATCATTATAATAGTTTTTGATCTTATTTAAGATTTAAAAGATGTTATTACAACGACAACACAAAGTTTACTGAGTGTAATCCCTGCTGATCGTGAATATTAAAGAAGCACTTTCAAGGAACCCAAAACAAATATTCGATCGCATTATTGTTTAGCAAGAACGGCAGCCGATTAATCATGGCGGAGTTTTCGTAACAACTTCAAAGTTGAAAATAATTATTCACTTTTCCATATTTTCATTCTCGGGAGAATTCTAGTAGATAGCGGCCGAGAAGTCGAAAAACTCCAATTACTGAGTTTTGCTGACTGCTGGAACATTTTACTCTGTGGATTCACGGTTAAAAATACAAAGCAACTTCTTTGTGACTTTGAGACAACTTTTAGCAGGTTTGTGGTTATtccagtaggtaggtattttccACAATTAGTTAAGCAAACCAACAACTTTTAATGCTTTAGTGTTTCCTCATAAGGGCAGGCTATCGATCTTTGCTTTTAAACTTTATATACACAGAGCAGTCAATGTCATCTATGAGTTTaagtttaattatttaattagtaGAAATTTTTAGTTTCATTAAGATTTTCAAGGTGTATTTAATAGTTGAATAGATTGTTTACATAGTGAAATTTTGTTTACTAAGCTGTCCTAGCGATCCactgtttttctttttaattttagatCTATATTTTGTCACACGCAATTTATAGTTGGACGAATATTGTGGGTGCCAAATCTCAAAATAAGATCTTCTTTTTCAAGTTGCATCTTCTATCGACGGTTGGAAATAATCATCGCTATGCTGACCCTGTTGCACGCCTTTTTAATAgttctgcactactgcattcaaAGCATTCTCCCAAGTTCTGAAGCCAGGATATACTTTGTCTTCCCACATTCTGTTTTTCTCGAATTTTAGGTTGCTTAATAATTTGTCTattcaaaaaagaatgtgtgtgtactttgtacgcacgtaagaagttatacttctgctacatattatgtgatttttaagacaataccaaaaatttaaaaaaataaaagaataaaacgcacacaaacacattgaaaaatgccacagagaaaaaatgatttctgaacgataataattgttggaaaaaattttaaatacgcattttctgaaaaaaaattatgtaacaaATATACGTACagtcataaaatgcataaaaaaataaaaaaaataaaaacttgcatcgggaatcgaacccgtgaatttcgggtcgctttgattcgtaatcgaagcctagattCACTCGTCCAATTcaacattatttgtcatgtggaaaaatagggtaactgaacgttttactatttgacagttgttttgattatataattaaattatgtagtttaaattttgtggaagaaaatatta from Diabrotica virgifera virgifera chromosome 5, PGI_DIABVI_V3a includes these protein-coding regions:
- the LOC126885298 gene encoding tigger transposable element-derived protein 1-like, coding for MSYKKYSEDVIKLAIQEVREGNSIKSTAKKHNISRPTLQRRLRTDVFVATRMGPPTVFSLDQELVFVRWIKEMANKGFPVTKDTFMFSVAKTAKELNITFGDGSSDPGRKWYEGFMKRHPDVSTRTSQNLTVQRRAATQAEIEKWFQEVQQYVSDNNLREALEDPKRVFNCDETAFYLNPKPGKVLAAKGSKSVYTASGGDEKLNLTVLLTANAAGELAPPMIVYRYVRLPQLIVSAMPPEWPIGRSENGWMTHETFYEYIVNFFYPWLTNNNIARPVLLFMDGHKSHISMPLATFCAANEIELISLLPNATHVLQPMDVAVFHSIKLETFGDRKLLIGAWQMKVGK